The following is a genomic window from Gemmatimonadota bacterium.
CACCTTCCTGAAACAGTTCGGCGAACCGGGCGCGCGAAGGGCCGATTCCTTCGACGAGGCGGATCCGGAGTGGACCGGCAACAGCATGGACCCGGGGAATTTCGGGCGAGTGGCCAAGATCTCCTTCGACGCCTCCGCGAACGAGGCCTACGTGGCCGACGGCTACCTGAACAAGCGCGTCGCGGTGCTCGACATCGAGTCCGGGGCCCTGAAGCGGTACTGGGGCGCCTACGGCAACGAGCCGGATGACGCCAATATAGGTAGATACGACCCCGAAGCGCCGCCGGCGCAGCAGTTCCGCAATCCCGTCCACGCGGCCGATCCCTCGAACGACGGTCACGTGTATGTCTGCGACCGGCCCAACAACCGTATCCAGGTATTCCGGACGGACGGTACCTTCGTGATGGAAAAAGCACTCTCCGCCAACACGCTGGGCGCCGGGTCGACCTGGGACGTCGCCTTTTCAAAGGATGCGGACCAGAAATACCTGTACGTGGCGGACGGCCAGAACATGAAGGTGTACGTACTGTTGCGTGAAACCATGGAAGTGCTGACCACTTTCGGAGACGGCGGCCGCCAGCCGGGCCAGTTCTTCGGCACCCACAGCATCGCGACTGATTCGAAGGGCAATATCTACACCACGGAGACCTACGAAGGCAAGCGCGTGCAGAAGTTCACCTACATGGGTGAGGGCCCGGTCGAGCAGCAGGACCAGGGCGTGATATGGCCCTCTGCCTCCCGGTAGGGACGACTGATCGGGTCTCTCCTCTAGCGGGACGACGGGCGGCGACCGGCCGGGTTGCCGTCCGCGTCCTGCTGTCGCTCGCCATAGCCGGACTCACGGCAGCCGTGCCGTCGACCGGCGCATTCGGCCACGATATCCCCACCGACATCACGGTTCGCGCTTTCATCAAGCCGGAAGGCCAGCGCCTCAGGTTGCTCGTGCGGGTTCCCCTCGAGGCCATGCTCGACGTCACTTTTCCCCTGACCGGCCCCGGCTACCTGGACCTGTCCCGCGCCGACGAATCCCTGAGGGACGCCGCCATGCTGTGGCTCGGTCAGGAGGTGTCGATCTACGAAGACGGCACGCGCCTGGCCGTGCCCGAACTGGTGGCCGTCAGGGCCTCCCTTCCTTCCGATCCATCCTTTCACGCCTACGATACCGCGCTGGCTTCGACCAGGGGGCCGCCGCTCCCGGTCGGTACACAGATCTTCTGGCAACAGGTCATGCTGGACGTGCTTTTCGAGTACCGGATCACATCGGATCGTTCGGAGTTTTCTATCTTTCCCGGACTCGAAAGGCTGGGGATGCGGGTCTCGACCGTACTGCGCTTCCTGCCCGTTTCAGGGGGTGAACGTCTTTATCAGTATACCGGGAATCCGGGCCGTGTCGTACTCGATCCCCGCTGGCACCAGGCCGCGTTTCGTTTCGTGCAGCTCGGATTCACCCACATCCTCGACGGCATGGACCATCTCCTGTTCCTGTTGTGCCTGATCATCCCCTTTCAGCGCCTTCGCGTACTCGTGATCCTCGTTACCGCCTTTACCGTCGCGCACTCGGTCACGCTGGTCGCCGCCACCCTGGGCCTGACGCCCGCCGCCCTCTGGTTCGTACCTCTCGTGGAAACAGTGATCGCCGCCTCCATCGTCTACATGGCGCTGGAGAACATCGTTTCGCCCGGTCTGCGCCGGCGCTGGATGGCCGTATTCGGGTTCGGACTCGTGCACGGATTCGGTTTCGCCTACGCGTTGCGGGACATGCTGCCTTTCGGCGGAGATCACCTGGTGGTCTCGCTTCTGGCGTTCAACGTGGGAGTCGAACTAGGTCAGCTGCTCGTGGTCCTGGTCTGTGTCCCGGTACTTCGGATGCTCTTCAGGTTCCTTCCGGGTGAGCAGGCCAGGCAAAGTGAGCAGGCCGGGCAAACCGGGCAAACCGGGCAAACCGGGCAAACCGGGCAGATCGAGCAGGCCGGACGGACCGGGTGGGCCGGGCAACCCAGGCGGATCGGCGCGGTCATCCTCTCGGTCCTCGCGGGTCATACGGCCTGGCACTGGCTGGTGGAACGGGGTGCCGTCCTGTGGGAATTCGATGTGCTGGCCACGACGCCGGACGGCGCGCTGTACGGGGTGGTTGGACTCCTGGTACTGATGCTGATCATCGCCGCCTTCGCGGGATGGGCGTTCATTCGTCCGGGCCGTCCTGGCGGACTGCTTGAATGAAGGTCTCGGACAGCGCGAACACGCATGAGCTGCGCTCGCCGCCGAGACTGGGCTTCCAAACATCGACCGGATAGGGTTCGCCCGGTATCATGTGGCCGTTGAATATGATCTGGGCGGACCGGGCAAAGAACAGGCTGGAGAAAACGTCCCATCCATCCCTGAATCCCGGACCGGGCGCTTCGAGCAGTTCGGGGGGCTGCAGGCCGCCCCAGCGGGCGATGACCAGCTCATCCGCCGTTTCGATCGTCCACGCGGGCGCCTCGAGCACGCTGCCGGTTCGCGTGAAAGCAGCAGAGACCACCTCCAGTTCCGTGTCGTACATGCCGCCCCGGCCGCTCATCCAGTCCTGAATGAACGCGGCCATTTCCGGGTTGTCGGTACAGATCCTGCGATACGGCGATTCATGCTCGATCAGCACATAGGCCACGGTCCCTTCGCCGGCCGAACTGTAGTGCGTATGCCAGAGGCTTACCATCGCGGTGTTCTCCACGGCGTTCGGGAGACGTATGTAGTTGATCCAGTGCTGTCCCGTCCAGTGAAGCCTGCCCGGGTTGACGATCGGCCTGTCCATCCGGTCCCTCCGATGCGCATGTCCACGGTCCGCGTAGCCGGCCCGCGGTCTGCCTAACCGGCCTGCGGTCTGTATCCGTGTAAACTGATCCACGCAGGACCGACCGTCAAGGAAGGACTGGGAAACGGGCCGGCGAGGCCCTCGCCCGCGGCCCTTCCTCGCGGCCCTTCCTCGCGGCCCTTCCGCATAAATCGCTTGCCCGGTTTCGGCCCGTCCTGTACATTTTCCGCATCAGGTCTTACTATCGGGAGGCCGCGCAACGCGGTCTGTTCGGGCAAGCGGGCGTTCTTGCGCTCACTCCGGGAGTTTAGCGGCATGATCGGTGATATCGGCATGCAGGAACTGATGGTGATCTTCCTGATCGTCCTGCTCCTGTTCGGCGCGGACCGGATTCCGGCCCTGGCGAGGGGACTGGGCAAGGGTGTTCGGGAGTTCAAGCGGGTCGTGAACAATGCGAATACCGAAATCCAGCGCGCCATCGACATCGACGAGAAGGAACCGCCCCCGCGAAAGCCACCGCCGACAAAGGAATTGGACCGGTCATAGGACAACGGAACAGCAGGCTTGACGAATGGGCGTGCCGGCCGGTGGACGGTGCGCCCGTTTTGCATGATCCGGAGCCCACAGCGCTTTTCACGACTACTGGACATGTCCACTGCCGCCCTTCGCAAAGACGCAAGGTGCATATTCGACGCGGCCCTGCAAGCCGTAGATCCAGCGGCGGCCATCCGGCGCCATGTCGTACGTGAAGGAAACCAGCTGAATATCGGTGGCCGATGCTGCGACCTGGACCGGTTCGAAAACGTCTACGTCGTCGGAGCCGGCAAAGCAGGTTCGGTAATGGCCGGCGCCATGGAATCGCTACTCGGCGACCAGCTCACCGGGGGCATGATCAACGTCAAGTATGGCCATTCTACGCAGTTGCGGCGCGTGGAGGTGGTCGAAGCGGGCCATCCCATTCCCGACGCGGCGGGCGTGGCTGGAACGAAAAAGATCGTTGAGCTCCTGACGCCCCTCGGCGAAGACGACCTGGTGTTCTGCCTGCTTTCGGGCGGGGGATCCGCCCTCCTGCCGTTGCCTGCGGAAGGGGTGACGCTGGAGGAGAAACAGGCGGTAACGGAACTACTGCTGCAATGCGGCGCGACGATCAACGAGACCAATACGGTTCGCAAGCATATCTCGCGGGTAAAAGGTGGTCAATTGGCCAGGCTGGCGTCGCCCGCACGGCTGGTGAGCCTGGTGCTTTCGGACGTCATCGGGGACCCGCTCGACATCATCGCGTCGGGGCCCACGGTGCCCGATGAAAGCACCTTTGCCGATTGCCGGTCGATTCTCGAAAAGTACGGTCTGCGCGATAGACTGCCCGACACGGTGAATCGCCACCTGGAAGCGGGGTCGAAAGGGACCGTACCCGAAACGCCGGGGCGCGGTGATCCGGTCTTCGGTCGTACGCAGTCGGTCATGGTCGCCAACAACCGGCAGGCACTCGATTCCGCCCGTGCCGAGGCGGTGAGGAGAGGCTACAACCCGCTCGTGCTGTCCAGTACGATCGACGGCGAGACGCGTGAGGTCGCCCGTGTCTACGCCGCCATGGCCAGGGAGATCGAAGCGTATGGCGATCCGGTGCGGCGTCCGGCGTGCGTTATCTCGGGCGGCGAGACCACGGTCACGCTGAAGGGCGGCGGGAAGGGCGGACGGAACCAGGAATTCGTATTGGCCACCGTTTCGGGCATCGAGGGACTGGAACGGACCGTCGTGTTCAGCGCCGGAACGGACGGAACGGACGGTCCGACCGACGCCGCGGGCGCGGTGGCGGACGGGCATACGCTGGCCCGAGCCGCCGAAATGGGGCTGGACGCCGTCGCCTGCATGGACCGCAGCGACGCCTATCACTTTTTCGAACCGTTGGGCGACCTCGTCATGACGGGCCCTACCCATACCAATGTCATGGACCTGCGTCTATTGCTCGTCGGTTGAGGACGCAAAAGGCAGGGATCGACCATGATGAACGAAGCACAGAGGTATTTGTTCGACCTGACCGGTTTTCTGCACCTGGAAGGCGCCCTCGGAGAAGCAGCGCTCGCCGAGGCGCTTGACGCCGCGGAGCGGTACATCCGGACGCCCGCCGAAGATCTCCCGCCGGACTTCGGAAGCAGGGACGGCCGTATTTACGACAACGGATTCGCCTTCGACAAGGCACTGGAGCGGCTGGTCTTCCAGCCAAGCTACTGGCCCATCGTAAAGGAGTTCACGTCAGGCAAACCCCGTTTCGTCCGGGGGTCCATGCTCGTGAACCAGCCCGGCGGAGTCGTCGATCCAGGATCGCTCCACTGCGCACGCGAAGCCTACGGTTGGCAAAGCACGCGCTACGAATGTCGGGACGGCCGTATTTACTGCGATGATTTCGTCGTATTCACCTATCTCACCGACGTGAATCCCGGCGACGGCGGACTCGTGGTCGTGCCCGGGTCCCACAAGTGCCATTTCGACCGCCCCGATTCGGTATTCGACGGGGGCGACCTGGAAGACGACGCACCGCCAGGCACGATCAACATCACCCCCAGGGCGGGCGATGCGGTGATCATCTCCGAGCTGCTCACGCACGGTACCCTCCGGTGGAAGCCAACCGACCGGAAACGTATCGTACTCGTGCTTCGGTACGCGCCCCAGTACAGCGGTGGCGGACCGTGGACGACGGACACGCTCAAGGCCCGGCTTTCACCCGAGACCAATGAACTGATGGCCCTCGCATCCTTCACGGAGGTCAAGGACGTCGCCCAGAGGGAAGTGGTCTCGTTAACTGAATGATCCGTTCGCTACTCCGGCAGCAGACCTGACCCGGAAGCGGGCCTGGCTCGTCGCCGCCCGGACTCGGCAGCGGGTCTGTATTGGCAACGGACCGGACCAGACAGCGGCACTGACCCGGCAGCGGCCCGGAACGTCGTAAAGGCAAGGTACATGGACACAGCCTGGCAGGAACAGATCGCGAAAGAGACCGACTGCGCGTTCCGATTCGACGAAACGGCCAGGGTCCTGTACAGCACGGACGCCAGCATCTACGAAATCCAGCCGCTGGGCGTCGCGTATCCGGCCCATGCGGACCAGGTCTCCCGCATCCTCCGTTTCGCCTACGAAAGAGGCATTCCCGTCACGCCCCGCGGCGGGGGCACCAGCCTGGGCGGCCAGGCGGTGGGCCGCAGCATCCAGGTCGATTTCTCCCGGCACATGAACCGGATCCTCGAGGTCAACGTCGAGGAGCAGTGGGCCCGGATCCAGCCCGGCGTGGTGCTCGACGAACTCAACGCCCACCTAAAACCGATGGGACTGCACTTCGCCCCGGACGTCTCCCCGAGCAACCGGGCGAACGTCGGCGGCATGATCGGCAACAACTCCTGCGGTTCCCATTCCATCATCTACGGCAAGACGATCGACCACGTCCTTGAACTCGATGTGGTCCTGAGCGACGGCACGCGGACGGTCTTCAAGCCGGTCGGCGACCGCGAATACGGCGAGAAGGCCGCAACCGGCGGCCTGGAGGGCCGGATCTATCGCGAAATCCGCCACATCGCCCACGAAAACCGCGACGAGATCAAAGCCCGGTATCCCCGGATCATGCGGCGCGTGGGCGGGTACAACCTGGATGAATTCACCGGTGACGGTCCCTTCGACCCCTGCAAAATGATCGTCGGGTCCGAAGGTACCCTGGCCGCCGTGACCGAGGCGCGCGTCAACCTGGTGCCGCTTCCGGCCCATAAGGCCCTCAGCATTTGCCACTTCTCGGATCTGATCGAATCCATGGAAGCGACGGTCGAGATCCTGAAGACCGATCCTTCCGCCGTGGAACTCACCGACAAGACCATACTGGACCTGGCCAAGGAATCCCCCGCGGCCGCCCATCAGCGCGACTTTATCGAAGGCGATCCGGAAGCCATCCTCATGGTCGAGTACTATGGGGAAACGGAAGGCGAGGTCACGGACCGCCTGGACGCCCTCGATTCCCTCCTTCGGGAGAAGAACCTGGGCTACGCCTGCGTCCGGGCCACGACCGCCGCCGCCCAGTCGGACGCCTGGGCCATCCGGAAGGCCGGACTGGGACTGCTGATGGGCATGAAGGGGGACACCAAGCCGGCGACTTTCGTGGAGGACACGGCGGTCTCGCCGGAGAAGCTCCCGGACTATATCCGCGACTTTCGCGACATCGTCCACAAACACGGTACGGTGGCGTCCTACTACGCCCACGCCAGCGTGGGAACGATCCACATCCGGCCACTCATCAATCTCAAGGAAGCCGAGGGCGTCACGCGCATGCGGGCGATCGCCGAAGAAATCCGCGACCTGGTCCTGGCCTATGGTGGCGCGGTCAGCTCCGAGCACGGCGACGGGCTCGTGCGGAGCGAGTGGAACAAAAAGGTATTCGGCCCGCGGCTGTACGAGGCCTTCAAGGCGGTCAAGGCCGTGTTCGACCCGAACGGCATCATGAATCCGGGCAAGATCATCGCGAACCAGAAGATGACCGATAACCTGCGATTCGGCCCGGCATACCAGGCGGAAGAGATCAACACGTATTTCGATTTCTCGGGCGACGGCGGGTTCTCGCGGTCCATCGAGCTCTGCAACGGGGTCGGCGCCTGCCGCAAAAAGCTGGTGGGGACCATGTGCCCGTCCTACATCGCCACGCTCGACGAGGAGCACAGCACCCGGGGCCGAGCGAATGTGCTCCGGGCCGCCCTGTCGGGCAAGCTGGACGGGGAGGGGTTCACAAGCGACCGGGTCTACGAAGCCCTCGACCTCTGCCTGGAATGCAAGGGCTGCAAGGGCGAGTGTCCCTCCAACGTCGACATGGCCAAGATGAAGTACGAATTCCTCGCCCACTACTACGAGAAACACGGGCTGCCCTTGCGCAATCGCCTGTTCGGCCGCATCGAAACCCTCAACCGGCTCGGTTCCGCCTTTGCGCCGCTGAGCAACCGGATCGTGAACCATCCCTGGCATAAGCGGATCCTTGAACGGACGATCGGCGTGGACAGGCGGCGGTCCCTTCCGGAGTTCGCCGAAGTTACGTTCGAGCAGTGGTTCTATCAGCGCGGTTCGGGCGGTCCGGGCGGTTCGACGGAGGAGGCCGACCGCGATCGGCCTACAGTCGTCTTCTTCCCGGACACCTTCGTCAACTACAGCGAGCCCCACATCGGCATGGCCGCCGTGGAAGTCCTGGAGAGCGCCGGCTACCGCGTGGTGCTGGCCGAACCCCGCGCCTGCTGCGGCAGGCCCCTGATCTCGAAGGGCATGCTGCGCCAGGCCCGTGCAGCCGCCGAATACAACATCGCCCAGCTTGCCCGGTACGTGGACCGCGGATGGACCATCGTGGGATGCGAACCCAGCTGCGTCATGACGTTCCGGGACGACTACCGCGACCTCGTGGACGACCCGCGGGCCGACCGGCTCGCAGAAGGCATGCTCATGATCGACGAGTTCCTGGTCCGGGAACACGGGGCCGGCCGCCTTTCGCTTCCGGTCGAGCCCATTGACCGGACGATCAGTCTGCACGGGCACTGCCAGCAGAAGGCCATCGCCGGAACCAACTCCACTGTGGCCGCCCTGGAACTGGTGCCCGGGTATGAGGTCACGACGTTGAACACCGGGTGCTGCGGCATGGCCGGCAGCTTCGGCTACGAACGGGAGCACTACGACCTGTCCATGAAAATCGGCGAAGACCGGCTCTTCCCCGCCGTCCGCGCCGCCGATGAGGGAACGGAATTCGCCGCGACCGGGACTTCCTGCCGGCACCAGATCGCCGACGGCACAGGCAGGACTGCCTTCCATCCGATCGAACTGATCAGAAGAGCCCTCGGCGACCGACGGAGCAACCAGCGTTGAACCGCGCACCCTGTTACTCCACTTTTTCCATTGTCGCCCTGGACCCCGATACGGGAGATCTCGGCGTGGCGACCCAGTCGAAGTATCTCGCCGTGGGATCCGTGGTTCCCTGGGCGCGGTTCAACGCCGGCGCCATCGCCACGCAGGCCTGGGCCAACGCGTCCTTCGGCCCCAGGGGGCTCGACCTGCTCGAACAGGACGTCGGCGCCATCGATACCCTTGAACGCCTGATCGGAACGGATACCGGCCGGCAGTCCCGCCAGGTCGGCGTGGTGGATCTCGACGGCACGGCGGCGGCCTTCACCGGGGAGCAGTGCCAGGAGTGGGCGGGGCACGTAACCGGTCCGGGCTACGTCTGCCTGGGTAACATCCTCGCGGGTGAAGAGGTGGTCGCCGTCATGGCGGAAACCTTCGAGGCACCCGGCGAGGAAGATTTCGCGGCGAAACTGCTCGCCGTACTCACGGCCGGCCAGGAAGCCGCTGGCGACCGGCGGGGCATGCAGTCGGCTGCCCTGCTGGTGGCAAGGGAAGGCGGGGGTTGCGGCGGTACTTCCGACTACCTCGTGGACCTGCGGGTCGACGACCATGCCGCGCCCATCGAGGAACTGAAGCGCCTGTACCTGCTCCATGGAAGGCTCAATCCATGAAGTCCGACATGCAGCGCGCCAAGCTTGTCCTGCTCACCGTGGTTCACTTCCTGGTGGACCTCTTTTCCTCCCTGTTGACGCCCATTCTTCCCGCGCTCGTTACGCGACTGCAGCTTTCCCTCACGCAGGCCGGCCTGCTCGCCGGGCTTCCGGCCATGACCTCCTCACTGGTCCAGCCCCTGATGGGCATCCTGGGGGACAGGATGGAGAAACGGTATTTCATCATCCTCGGTCCGGTGTTCTGCGCTGTATTCATGTCTGCCGTGGGACTGGCGCCCTCCTTTCTCGTGCTGCTGCTGTTCATTATCCTGGGCGGGTTCGGCACCGCCAGTTTCCACCCGCAGAGCGTCTCCATGGCCGGCGACGTCAGCGGTTCGAGACGCGGATACGGCGTGTCGCTTTTCATCGTCGGCGGGACCGCCGGGCTGGCGGCAAGTCCCTTCGTGGTGCCCCGTATCGTGGAACGCTTCGGTCTCGAAAGCCTGGTCTGGCTCGCGGTTCCCACGGTAATCGCCGTACTGGCCATGGCCCGGGTCATCCCCATCCGGAACGAGGACAGGCGCGTCACCCGCCTGGCCGATGTGGGCGCTTCGTTCCGACCGAACCTGTGGCCCATGGTCAAT
Proteins encoded in this region:
- a CDS encoding HupE/UreJ family protein, which encodes MALCLPVGTTDRVSPLAGRRAATGRVAVRVLLSLAIAGLTAAVPSTGAFGHDIPTDITVRAFIKPEGQRLRLLVRVPLEAMLDVTFPLTGPGYLDLSRADESLRDAAMLWLGQEVSIYEDGTRLAVPELVAVRASLPSDPSFHAYDTALASTRGPPLPVGTQIFWQQVMLDVLFEYRITSDRSEFSIFPGLERLGMRVSTVLRFLPVSGGERLYQYTGNPGRVVLDPRWHQAAFRFVQLGFTHILDGMDHLLFLLCLIIPFQRLRVLVILVTAFTVAHSVTLVAATLGLTPAALWFVPLVETVIAASIVYMALENIVSPGLRRRWMAVFGFGLVHGFGFAYALRDMLPFGGDHLVVSLLAFNVGVELGQLLVVLVCVPVLRMLFRFLPGEQARQSEQAGQTGQTGQTGQTGQIEQAGRTGWAGQPRRIGAVILSVLAGHTAWHWLVERGAVLWEFDVLATTPDGALYGVVGLLVLMLIIAAFAGWAFIRPGRPGGLLE
- a CDS encoding twin-arginine translocase TatA/TatE family subunit, which codes for MIGDIGMQELMVIFLIVLLLFGADRIPALARGLGKGVREFKRVVNNANTEIQRAIDIDEKEPPPRKPPPTKELDRS
- a CDS encoding glycerate kinase, with the translated sequence MSTAALRKDARCIFDAALQAVDPAAAIRRHVVREGNQLNIGGRCCDLDRFENVYVVGAGKAGSVMAGAMESLLGDQLTGGMINVKYGHSTQLRRVEVVEAGHPIPDAAGVAGTKKIVELLTPLGEDDLVFCLLSGGGSALLPLPAEGVTLEEKQAVTELLLQCGATINETNTVRKHISRVKGGQLARLASPARLVSLVLSDVIGDPLDIIASGPTVPDESTFADCRSILEKYGLRDRLPDTVNRHLEAGSKGTVPETPGRGDPVFGRTQSVMVANNRQALDSARAEAVRRGYNPLVLSSTIDGETREVARVYAAMAREIEAYGDPVRRPACVISGGETTVTLKGGGKGGRNQEFVLATVSGIEGLERTVVFSAGTDGTDGPTDAAGAVADGHTLARAAEMGLDAVACMDRSDAYHFFEPLGDLVMTGPTHTNVMDLRLLLVG
- a CDS encoding phytanoyl-CoA dioxygenase family protein → MMNEAQRYLFDLTGFLHLEGALGEAALAEALDAAERYIRTPAEDLPPDFGSRDGRIYDNGFAFDKALERLVFQPSYWPIVKEFTSGKPRFVRGSMLVNQPGGVVDPGSLHCAREAYGWQSTRYECRDGRIYCDDFVVFTYLTDVNPGDGGLVVVPGSHKCHFDRPDSVFDGGDLEDDAPPGTINITPRAGDAVIISELLTHGTLRWKPTDRKRIVLVLRYAPQYSGGGPWTTDTLKARLSPETNELMALASFTEVKDVAQREVVSLTE
- a CDS encoding anaerobic glycerol-3-phosphate dehydrogenase subunit C; the encoded protein is MDTAWQEQIAKETDCAFRFDETARVLYSTDASIYEIQPLGVAYPAHADQVSRILRFAYERGIPVTPRGGGTSLGGQAVGRSIQVDFSRHMNRILEVNVEEQWARIQPGVVLDELNAHLKPMGLHFAPDVSPSNRANVGGMIGNNSCGSHSIIYGKTIDHVLELDVVLSDGTRTVFKPVGDREYGEKAATGGLEGRIYREIRHIAHENRDEIKARYPRIMRRVGGYNLDEFTGDGPFDPCKMIVGSEGTLAAVTEARVNLVPLPAHKALSICHFSDLIESMEATVEILKTDPSAVELTDKTILDLAKESPAAAHQRDFIEGDPEAILMVEYYGETEGEVTDRLDALDSLLREKNLGYACVRATTAAAQSDAWAIRKAGLGLLMGMKGDTKPATFVEDTAVSPEKLPDYIRDFRDIVHKHGTVASYYAHASVGTIHIRPLINLKEAEGVTRMRAIAEEIRDLVLAYGGAVSSEHGDGLVRSEWNKKVFGPRLYEAFKAVKAVFDPNGIMNPGKIIANQKMTDNLRFGPAYQAEEINTYFDFSGDGGFSRSIELCNGVGACRKKLVGTMCPSYIATLDEEHSTRGRANVLRAALSGKLDGEGFTSDRVYEALDLCLECKGCKGECPSNVDMAKMKYEFLAHYYEKHGLPLRNRLFGRIETLNRLGSAFAPLSNRIVNHPWHKRILERTIGVDRRRSLPEFAEVTFEQWFYQRGSGGPGGSTEEADRDRPTVVFFPDTFVNYSEPHIGMAAVEVLESAGYRVVLAEPRACCGRPLISKGMLRQARAAAEYNIAQLARYVDRGWTIVGCEPSCVMTFRDDYRDLVDDPRADRLAEGMLMIDEFLVREHGAGRLSLPVEPIDRTISLHGHCQQKAIAGTNSTVAALELVPGYEVTTLNTGCCGMAGSFGYEREHYDLSMKIGEDRLFPAVRAADEGTEFAATGTSCRHQIADGTGRTAFHPIELIRRALGDRRSNQR
- a CDS encoding DUF1028 domain-containing protein yields the protein MNRAPCYSTFSIVALDPDTGDLGVATQSKYLAVGSVVPWARFNAGAIATQAWANASFGPRGLDLLEQDVGAIDTLERLIGTDTGRQSRQVGVVDLDGTAAAFTGEQCQEWAGHVTGPGYVCLGNILAGEEVVAVMAETFEAPGEEDFAAKLLAVLTAGQEAAGDRRGMQSAALLVAREGGGCGGTSDYLVDLRVDDHAAPIEELKRLYLLHGRLNP
- a CDS encoding MFS transporter — its product is MKSDMQRAKLVLLTVVHFLVDLFSSLLTPILPALVTRLQLSLTQAGLLAGLPAMTSSLVQPLMGILGDRMEKRYFIILGPVFCAVFMSAVGLAPSFLVLLLFIILGGFGTASFHPQSVSMAGDVSGSRRGYGVSLFIVGGTAGLAASPFVVPRIVERFGLESLVWLAVPTVIAVLAMARVIPIRNEDRRVTRLADVGASFRPNLWPMVNLTVVGIIRTISGVGFATFFVLLLKDRGLTLQQGGDLLFVFQGGAVIGGFVGGWLSDRLGRSRVIWSTILLSTPFLFLSLYDTGPLLPVWLFLAGFMNMASNSVSVAMAQELVPDSAGTASSFPMGFSWGAAGGALIVFGGVADRIGVVATLEVLALIPLAAVALALMLPRDREFRRAATRVRKAAAAVEEVT